The genomic interval GGCGCTGATGGATAGGAAAATGGTTGTGATTAATTCTCGGGTCGACGTCTCGCCAACCGTGAACTCGAAAGTTGCATTATACTCTTTTGATCCATTTTGATCCTTCGCTCTAATAAGAGCAATATATTTCCCTCGTTCCAAGAAATTGTGTTCGTACGTAAGAGTCCCGGTGTTGAATTTTGCGGGAGGGAGATATGCCTCAAGTGATGTTTCATCCCATACCATCTCGCTGTCTATGTTTTCAGTAGCCTTAATTAGACGAAGCTCAATGGTCATATCACGCAGCTCATCTTGCATAGAGTCGATTACGATTATTGTCGGACCAGTTTCGGGAATTTCCTCGCAAAATTGATTTCGAGATTTTAGCGGCTGGTAGAATGTAAAGGTAAGGACATCAGGACCTATCTTTGTAACGCATTGCTCTATCTGCTGGATCGGGCCCCCCGTAACCTGCTGAGCTTCTACCGGCGTTTTAAGCCAGATTGCGGCGGTGAATGCGAGTAGCAACCTCATCATCGTTTTTTCACCCGCTTTATCCAACAGATTGATCGGCGCTTAGACTTGCTTCCCCCCCGACGCGATACGCGGCCAAGGGCTCCATCGCTCCTTGGGGATTGGCTCGAGACACCGAATTTTTGGACGGATCGGGATTCAGGTTCCCTTCGTCTGGAGGTGCGCCGTACATGTTTTCGCGCACCGGACGCTTGCCCTGTAGAAGGCCCCGCATCTCCTCGCCCGTCAGCGTCTCGAACTCCAGCAGGCCATTGGCCAGCGTGTCGAGCTGCGACTGCTTCTCGGTCAGGATCTGCTTCGCCTTGTCATAGGCTTCCTGCACGAGACGGCGCACTTCCGCGTCGATCGTCTGCTGCGTTTCCTCTGACAGGGACTGCTGACGACCGAGAGAATAGCCCAGGAACTGCTCTTGCTGAGGTTCAGCGTAAGCGACCGTTCCCAGCTTGTCCGAGAAGCCGAGCTGCGTGATCATCGCCCGGGCCACCCGCGTACATTGCTGGATGTCGCTCGCCGCGCCGGACGTCACCTTGTCGTGGCCGAACACCAGCTCCTCCGCCACGCGGCCGCCCATGGCGATCGCCAGCATCGCCGTCAGCTGCTCATAGGTCTGCGAGATCTGGTCGCGCTCGGGAAGGCCCTGCACCATGCCCAGCGCACGGCCGCGCGGGATGATCGTCGCCTTGTGGATCGGCATCGCCCCCGGAACTGTGAGCTGAACCAGCGCATGGCCGCCTTCATGATAGGCCGTGAGCTTCTTTTCCTCTTCCGTCATGGAGAGGGTTCGACGCTCGGCGCCCATCAGGATCTTGTCGCGCGCGTCCTCGAACTCCTGCTTCGTGACGATGCGCTTCGAGCGGCGCGCGGCCAGCAGCGCGGCCTCGTTGACGAGGTTCATCAGATCGGCGCCCGAGAAACCCGGCGTGCCGCGCGCGACAACCTTCAGATCCACATGCGGCGCCAGCGGCACCTTGCGGGCGTGAACCTTCAGGATCTTCTCGCGACCGATGAAGTCGGGATTCGGAACCTGAATCTGCCGATCGAAACGGCCTGGACGCATCAGCGCCGGATCGAGCACGTCGGGGCGGTTCGTCGCGGCGATGAGGATGATGCCCTCATTCGCTTCGAAGCCGTCCATCTCGACGAGCAACTGGTTCAATGTCTGCTCGCGTTCGTCATTGCCGCCGCCGAGGCCCGCGCCGCGATGACGGCCGACCGCGTCGATTTCGTCGACGAAGATGATGCAGGGCGCGTTCTTCTTGGCCTGCTCGAACATGTCGCGCACGCGGCTGGCGCCGACGCCGACGAACATTTCGACGAAGTCGGAGCCCGAGATCGAGAAGAAGGGCACGCCCGCTTCGCCGGCGATGGCGCGCGCCAGCAGGGTTTTACCCGTGCCGGGCGGGCCGACCAGCAGCACGCCGCGCGGAATGCGGCCGCCCAGCCGCTGGAACTTGCCCGGATCGCGCAGGAACTCGACGATTTCCTGCAAGTCCTCCTTGGCCTCGTCCACGCCTGCGACGTCTTCAAACGTCACCTTGCCAGACATCTCCGTAACAAGTTTCGCTTTCGATTTCCCGAGTCCCGTTGATCGGATACCGCTGAGCCCGCCGGTTTGCGAGAGACGCCAGAGGTAAGCCCAAATCGCGATTAAGATAATTGGTAACCCGATTGTCAGAGCAGTCCACCAAAACCGTGTCCCTGCGCTTTCAGGCCTTACTGTGATTTCGACGTGAGAACTTAAAAGCCTCTCAGATACGTTTGTGTGCGGCGGCGAGTAAGTTTGGAAGGTGCGGTTATCGGTGAAGTGACCGGTTATTTTCTGACCGGAAAGAGTGACATCATGGATGCGACCTTCGTGCAGTTGGGATAAGAAATTGCTATAGGTCATCTCTAGACCAACGTTCTTGCGCTGGCTTTGAAGGTAGAACGTCGAAACCAGCAGACCAACGACGACGCAAAAGAAGATCCATGGCGATAGACGCTTCCATACGGAATTCATAATGCACCCCTTAGCGCTGATCGGGTCTTGGCTCTTGCTTGTGCTTGGTGGTTCGCTACTCTGCGGTCGCTAAAAATCGGATCGTGGGCTAACGGTCGTTAAGTCCCCTCTCGGCCTGGGAACCGCCGAGAGGGGTAAACATCCCTGGGAGCAATGGATACATTCCCCGTGCTGACTTTCGTTAGGAGGTCCGACGGACAACGCGGGGAACAGGCATTACTCGCCAGTAAGAAGGGCGACGCCTTCCTTGCCGAGCAGTCGATGGACGTTCAGCAGGAGCTGCAACACGACGCCGAACACGCCGAGAGCCATCCAACCGAAGAACACGAAGCCCCAGTGCAGCGGAGCCACGAACAGCTCTTCCATGAACCAGAAGGTGTGGCCCCATTCATTGAGACCAACGTTCGGGATGATCATGAATGGGCCAATCGACACGATCAGATAGGCGAGCGAATAGCCCTTCGAGAAGTAGGGGATCCGCGTCTTCGCATGGAAGAAACAGCCAATCGCCAGGATCGAGTAGATCGGATAGCTCATGTAGAATTCGATGATATGCGACGGAGTGAAGTCGGTGTCGCGAATCACCGTCATATGCCAAGTGCCATCCTGCTCGGTGAAGAAGGAGGCGCCCCAGTAGATCGCCGCGGCGTAGCAGACGAGCCATTTCACATTATCGACGATGGAGCGCATCTCCTGACGCGGCGTGACGGTCGACATGTCGCGCACGCGGGTCTTCCAGAGATAGCCGGCGAGCGCCAGCCCTGAAATGAGCTCCAGCGGAATTTCCGTCCACAGGATCGACATCCAGTAGGTCTGGAACTCGGGCGCGAAGGAATCGAGCCCCGCGCGCCAGCCGTAGATTTGCTCGTAGATGCGCACGATCAGATAGAAGCTGTTGAGAAGAGCAAGTCCGATCCATAGGCCTCTGAGGTCAACGATTGGCTTGGCGTCGTCAGCCACGCCGACCGCAGTCTGCGTTGATATGCTCATTATTGATCCTCCGTTTTCCCGGGGGGAAACGTTTCCTCCGGTGACGCAAATGTGCTCGACCTTGCGATTGATTGCAGCTAGTCTGGTTAGACAATAATGATACCGGGTCTGCCAGCGCATCTGCCAGATTCGATACAAAGTTTGCCAACCAATCATTGGGGCGTGCCATGGATGTCGTAGTTCTCGGCTACCGCAACTGCATCGGATCGGCGTTTCTTGGCGCTTCCGACTTGCTCACGATGGGCCTCCGGATGCTCGCAAAGCCGACCAAACCGCTCCCATTTGAGGTTGTCACCGCCAGCTTCAGCGGAGAGCCATTCCAAGACGGAAACGGAAGGCGCCTGGAGGTTGCCAAAGGCCTCGAGTCGATCAAATCCTGCGGCGCGATCATTGTTCCGGGTTACATCTGTGATGGAACAAATCGACTCGATCTCTCACCTGAAATCGGTGCAGTCGCAGCATGGTTGAGGCATCAACACGCACTTGGAGCCACCGTGTGCGCCTCTTGCAACGGAGTTTTCGTTCTTGGACAAGCTGGCCTTCTAGACCGAAGGCGGTGCACAACCACGTGGTGGCGTCACGACGATTTAAAAGGCCATTATCCCCGCGCACAGGTTGTCTGGGGCGCGTCTCTTATCGAAGATAATCGTATCGTCACTGCCGGCGGTCCCTTGTCGTGGATCGATCTCTCGCTACGGGTCATTCGCTCCCTTTGCGGCGATGATGCGGCGAAAAAGGCGGCAGATTTCACGGTTGTCGATACCACGCCGTCCACTCAGACGGTTTATATTCCTCCTGGTCATTTGGCCGCGTCCAACCAGTTCTTGCTGGAAGCAGAGCGCGTCATTCGCCAGGCTGGCGACGCACCGCTTACGGCTCGGCAACTCGCCGTCGCACTTAATTCCTCAGAAAGAACTCTCCATAGGCGTCTCAAAGAAGTCTCGGGAGAGACACCCAAAAGTTTTATCGACCGGGTGCGCTTCGAGAAGGCGCGGACGTTGCTTGAAACGACAGGGCACTCAATCAAGGAACTGGCGCAGACATCAGGATATGCGGATCAAACCAGCTTTCGTCGCGCTTTTCTGCGGTATTCAGGAATGACGCCAGGCACCTATAGGACATGGATAAAGGCCCGAAGTGGAGGCGCGCAGAAATCACCCTAAAGCGGAGAATTTCAGCGACTAGAAGACCCGCGTATGGGCGCATCAGTTGGAGCAAACGCAGTGTCTGTTCGAATAGACGCCTTTGATGCCTTCGGGACTATCTTTGATGTCCAATCTGCGACCCTCAGTTATCCAGACGTCCTCGGGCACAAAGCGGATCAGCTTGCTTCTCTCTGGCGCGCGAAGCAGCTCGAATATACCTGGTTCTTAAACAGCCTCGGGCGTTACGAGCCGTTCGACGTGCTGACCGCCAGAGCATTGGATTTTGCTCTTGAAACTCTTGGCTTTGGCGCGAACCATTCCATTCGCACGGAACTTCTCAAAGCGTATGTACGGCTGACGATATTTCCTGACGTACTCCCAGCACTCGAGCGGTTGAAATCAGCTGATCGCAAGGTCGTGATATTTAGCAATGCTCCCCGACGGATGCTAGAGGCCTCGTTGGCGGGCTCTGAGATCGGTCATATGATTGACGAAGTCATTTCGGTTGAGCAAGCGAGGGTCTTTAAGCCAGACCCAAGAGCTTATGCTCTCCTGGATCGATGGCGAAAGGATCCGAGTGAGCTGGTATTTTATTCATCAAACCGATGGGATATTGCGGGGGCGGCGTCGTTTGGGCTGCGGGCCATTTGGATTAATCGAAGACGCAGCGCGGATGAGTATCTCGATTTAACTCCAGCTGGTGTCGCCGAGACGATGATTCATGCTGTCTCAATGATATAACAAGCGCAATTGATCAGGCTGCGTTTTCTCGGATTCCTGCTGTGTAGCGTAACACCATACCGCCACCAGAAAACGGATACCTTCTTTGCCTCGATCGCGAGGCCTGTTTGTCGATTTACAGTCCAATGTGAGACCTAGAGGGTGTTATGTACTTTGGTCGTTGATTGCCTTAGTAGAATCGGATGTCTCCGATTCGGAAGCCTTATCCGTCTGACGTCAACGACGAAGAGTGGTCGCTGGTTGCGCCGTATCTGACGCTCATGGACGAAAGCGCGCCGCAGCGTCGACATTCGCTGCGCGAACTGTTCAACGGGCTACGTTACGTGCTGCGCTACGGCATCGCATGGCGCGCCATGCCTAATGATCTGCCGCCGTGGTCGGCCGTGTATCAGCAATCGCAGCGCTGGCTGGCGGCGGGCGTATTCGAGGCGCTGGCGCAGGATTTGCGCGCCGTCTTGCGCGTCGCCTCCGGGCGGGCTGCCGAGCCGACGGCGGCGATCATCGACAGCCGCACCTTGCGGTCGACCCCGGAGAGCGGCCCGCGAGCCGGTTATGACGGCGCAAAGCGCAAGCGTGGCTCGAAGCTGCACATGGCGGTCGACACATTGGGCCATCTACTGGCGCTGCATGTCACGCCGGCCAACGTCGACGACCGCGCCGAGGTCGGCAAGCTCATCGCAGCCGTGCAGGATGTGACAGGCGAAAGCGTCGAACTCGTTTATGTCGATCAGGGCTACACCGGCGAAAAGGCGTACGAGGCGGCAAAGGCGCAGGGCGCCGAGCTTTGCGTCGTCAAACTCGCCGAGGCGAAGAAGGGCTTCGTGCTGCTGCCCAAGCGCTGGGTGGTCGAGCGTTCATTCGCTTGGGCGACGCGATGCAGGCGGCTCGTCAAAGATTACGAGCGCTATGCTCAGACCCTCGCAGGACTACACGTCGTCGCTTTCGCATGTCTCATGCTCAAGCGCGCCGCGGAGTTCATCATCCAGAGTGCATAACACCCTCTAGGCTGTCACGTTGCACTTAATTGCAATAATGCGCCAGTTCTCGCCGGTCACTGCAGCAAATTGGAGAATCTTTTGGGGCAAAATTATCAAATATGCTGCAATAATGATAATGCTGCAGACTCGGGCGGAATGCCGAGCATGGTCGTGGCGAGTTCGCTGAAGCGCGTACGGTTCTGACCAATGGTTTTGCTTTGCAGCCATCCCAGCATAGCCGGTCCCTCGCGATCGACGATCGAGACTCCCGCGAGAAGTGCAGTCCGGACGCATAGGGGCAAGATCGGGCTTGCCGGGGAAGGCAGCGAGACCTGGCTAGCCACGACAACGGAGTCCGTTTCCGGAACGATGAGGCCAAGAAGCCGGAAGCTACCGCTGCGCTTCAAATGTGTTGTTCGTGGGTCGCGTTGCATCAGCAGGAGACGCGCCAGTTCCAATGGCGGCGCCCAGCTTTGAACACCATGTTCCGCTTCGTCGTTAATCAGACGTTGGCCATTGAGCGCTTCGGTCCAATATGAGTTGATAGGTGACGCGATCGCATTCCCTTCATTGGCGCTAAGCGACGAACCGCATTGCGAGCATGTGATGCGCCATCCGAGAAGTTGACTTCGTCGCACAGGCTCCGGTTCATTCGAATTCGCCTGGCGTCGGCAATTCGCACAGAACTGCATTGACTTTGCAGCGATCAATCGATGCGACTCTGGGGAAAAATTTGCAAAACTCATCCGCCGAACGATGGACGCGTCCGTTCTGAACGTGTGAGCGATATGAGCGCCTTGTTCTGTAGTCAGGCCGAGATCGATCGCGCGCATCGCTGACGCATCAGACAGACAATGTCGAAGCATGGTGACAGGCGGAACGCCATAAAAGACGGCGTGCCGACAGATCCATGACGACAAAAGCTCATCTGTCATGGGTGGAAGCACGACCGGGAGTTGGCCGCAACGAGGAAGTTCCGGCGTCATGCGAATGCCGCTTCCATATCGATTTCCGGCCGCCAACTCTCGACGGCCTCGTCGCAGATTTGCTCTCTTCCAGTTTCAACCGCCTCTACGGCGAGATTGTTGATCAAATGGAAGATGTTTGCCGTGATGCCCTCGGTCACCTGCAGCATCCAACGCAATGAATTCGGGCTGAGCACGGACGGATTGCGTAACGGCGTGTTGCGCAGAATGGACGCGACGAGCGCTTCAAATTGTTCATCCGCCGCCCAACGGTTCAACGTGAACTGTTCAAAACGGCGGGCGAGTTGAACATCGCCGCTGATCGCTTCACGCGCTTCGTTGACGCCAAAGCAGACGAGCGAGATTTGGAGGCGATTGCTCAAGAATCGAAGGGTGTTGAGCACAACCCTCTGTTCCCGATAGGAGCCCGCGAGAATATTATGGACTTCGTCGATAACGAGCACCTGAACGCCGATCGCCTCCATGATCCGCAATGCAGACTGCTCCATCGGCGCAATGTCTGCACGGGAGGCGCTGTGGCGCGCCGAGGAGCGTGAGCAGTTCAGCATAGAAGCGGCGTTCTCCAGGTCGACTGGTCATCTCCATCGCGAGCACAGGCGTTCGGAGCGCTCCCGTGACCGCATTGAAGCCCGCCGGGTGTTCGTCACGGAATCGCTTCATGATCATGGTTTTGCCCATGCCGCTGTCGCCATAAATCGCAACGGATGGCATCCTCGTTCCCCGAGGATGGTCGAGCAGGAGCCCCAAACGGTCGAGGGCCTGTTTGGCCCGCGGATACAGCACCCAGCGGCGCGTGAGGGAAAGCCACAAAATTTGGTCTGAATTAGACTAGACGGTGCGGTTTATGGTAGCTGCCGCGAAGGTCAAAATCGAGCGCTCATCTGGAAGTTTATGGGGGCTTTTCGTCGGGACGGAGGGCCCAACGACTCCAGACTTTGTCGCTTCTTGGCGGTGAGCATAGTGTTAGAGTATGGATTGGTTTCTCCGTGACGGGTTGACGGGAGAGAGGCTCCCGGTTCTCCGTCGCGGAGAGGACCATGATGCAATCAGATATGCTCAACAACGCCCGCGGGTTCACCGGTGCCTACAAGGTAGATTCTAGCCGCGGCGAGCGCATTGGCCGCGTGTCGTCAGAGTGGTTTTCCAGGCCTTCTGACGAGCGCTACCTCTCCCTGTCGGATCTGTTCGCCGCCGTGCGTGGCCGCACTGAGTGTAGCCGCACGCGGACAATCGAGAGCGCCGCGATCCGGATGCAAGCGGACCGCGACGACGCTGAACGCCTTTTACTTGCAATGCCGGGTTCAGACAATCCAGTCGCCATGACGCATTGGAGTTTCAGCCAGCTCGCGACCCTCGTCGGCGCGCCGGCGGCTTACCTTCGCCTGCTCCCGGCCCCGCTCGCCGGGATCAATCTGCAGTATGGCTTGACTGCCCATCGCGCCGAGCAAGTCAAGACACTGGAGATCGAAAGCGGCCGCGTTGAGTTGCGCGCGGTGACCGGTCCCGACTATGGCCGAATCTACGACCATGAGCTCGTCTCCGCCGTCCAGCGCATCGCTGGCGATGGCGTGGGCGACACCCGCTGGAAAGTGCCGGGCGTTCTCGACTGGTCGACTGGGATCTACAATCCCCATGTCGACGTCACCGAGGAGACAACGACGCTCTATGCCTCCGACCGCGATGTCTTCCTCTTTCTCGTCGACGACTTGAACCCGATTGAAGCTGGCCGCCTTGCCGACGGCTCGCCCGATCTCTTCTTCCGCGGCTTCTACTGCTGGAATTCAGAAGTGGGGGCGAAGACGCTGGGAATTGCAAGCTTTTATCTGCGCGCCGTGTGTCAAAACCGTAATCTGTGGGGCGTTGAGGATTTCGAGGAGATTACGATCCGCCACTCAA from Methylocystis iwaonis carries:
- a CDS encoding IS5 family transposase, with amino-acid sequence MSPIRKPYPSDVNDEEWSLVAPYLTLMDESAPQRRHSLRELFNGLRYVLRYGIAWRAMPNDLPPWSAVYQQSQRWLAAGVFEALAQDLRAVLRVASGRAAEPTAAIIDSRTLRSTPESGPRAGYDGAKRKRGSKLHMAVDTLGHLLALHVTPANVDDRAEVGKLIAAVQDVTGESVELVYVDQGYTGEKAYEAAKAQGAELCVVKLAEAKKGFVLLPKRWVVERSFAWATRCRRLVKDYERYAQTLAGLHVVAFACLMLKRAAEFIIQSA
- a CDS encoding GlxA family transcriptional regulator encodes the protein MDVVVLGYRNCIGSAFLGASDLLTMGLRMLAKPTKPLPFEVVTASFSGEPFQDGNGRRLEVAKGLESIKSCGAIIVPGYICDGTNRLDLSPEIGAVAAWLRHQHALGATVCASCNGVFVLGQAGLLDRRRCTTTWWRHDDLKGHYPRAQVVWGASLIEDNRIVTAGGPLSWIDLSLRVIRSLCGDDAAKKAADFTVVDTTPSTQTVYIPPGHLAASNQFLLEAERVIRQAGDAPLTARQLAVALNSSERTLHRRLKEVSGETPKSFIDRVRFEKARTLLETTGHSIKELAQTSGYADQTSFRRAFLRYSGMTPGTYRTWIKARSGGAQKSP
- the ftsH gene encoding ATP-dependent zinc metalloprotease FtsH; its protein translation is MNSVWKRLSPWIFFCVVVGLLVSTFYLQSQRKNVGLEMTYSNFLSQLHEGRIHDVTLSGQKITGHFTDNRTFQTYSPPHTNVSERLLSSHVEITVRPESAGTRFWWTALTIGLPIILIAIWAYLWRLSQTGGLSGIRSTGLGKSKAKLVTEMSGKVTFEDVAGVDEAKEDLQEIVEFLRDPGKFQRLGGRIPRGVLLVGPPGTGKTLLARAIAGEAGVPFFSISGSDFVEMFVGVGASRVRDMFEQAKKNAPCIIFVDEIDAVGRHRGAGLGGGNDEREQTLNQLLVEMDGFEANEGIILIAATNRPDVLDPALMRPGRFDRQIQVPNPDFIGREKILKVHARKVPLAPHVDLKVVARGTPGFSGADLMNLVNEAALLAARRSKRIVTKQEFEDARDKILMGAERRTLSMTEEEKKLTAYHEGGHALVQLTVPGAMPIHKATIIPRGRALGMVQGLPERDQISQTYEQLTAMLAIAMGGRVAEELVFGHDKVTSGAASDIQQCTRVARAMITQLGFSDKLGTVAYAEPQQEQFLGYSLGRQQSLSEETQQTIDAEVRRLVQEAYDKAKQILTEKQSQLDTLANGLLEFETLTGEEMRGLLQGKRPVRENMYGAPPDEGNLNPDPSKNSVSRANPQGAMEPLAAYRVGGEASLSADQSVG
- a CDS encoding TniQ family protein, which translates into the protein MTPELPRCGQLPVVLPPMTDELLSSWICRHAVFYGVPPVTMLRHCLSDASAMRAIDLGLTTEQGAHIAHTFRTDASIVRRMSFANFSPESHRLIAAKSMQFCANCRRQANSNEPEPVRRSQLLGWRITCSQCGSSLSANEGNAIASPINSYWTEALNGQRLINDEAEHGVQSWAPPLELARLLLMQRDPRTTHLKRSGSFRLLGLIVPETDSVVVASQVSLPSPASPILPLCVRTALLAGVSIVDREGPAMLGWLQSKTIGQNRTRFSELATTMLGIPPESAALSLLQHI
- a CDS encoding DUF932 domain-containing protein; this translates as MMQSDMLNNARGFTGAYKVDSSRGERIGRVSSEWFSRPSDERYLSLSDLFAAVRGRTECSRTRTIESAAIRMQADRDDAERLLLAMPGSDNPVAMTHWSFSQLATLVGAPAAYLRLLPAPLAGINLQYGLTAHRAEQVKTLEIESGRVELRAVTGPDYGRIYDHELVSAVQRIAGDGVGDTRWKVPGVLDWSTGIYNPHVDVTEETTTLYASDRDVFLFLVDDLNPIEAGRLADGSPDLFFRGFYCWNSEVGAKTLGIASFYLRAVCQNRNLWGVEDFEEITIRHSKYAAARFAHEAAPALTRFANSSPLPFINGVKAARQRIVARSDDDRSEFLRKRGFSKTETAKIIQAVLTEEGRKPESVFDFVQGITAVARGKTHQDARLDFEARAKKLFERAS
- a CDS encoding haloacid dehalogenase type II, whose product is MGASVGANAVSVRIDAFDAFGTIFDVQSATLSYPDVLGHKADQLASLWRAKQLEYTWFLNSLGRYEPFDVLTARALDFALETLGFGANHSIRTELLKAYVRLTIFPDVLPALERLKSADRKVVIFSNAPRRMLEASLAGSEIGHMIDEVISVEQARVFKPDPRAYALLDRWRKDPSELVFYSSNRWDIAGAASFGLRAIWINRRRSADEYLDLTPAGVAETMIHAVSMI
- the amoC gene encoding bacterial ammonia monooxygenase, subunit AmoC; translated protein: MSISTQTAVGVADDAKPIVDLRGLWIGLALLNSFYLIVRIYEQIYGWRAGLDSFAPEFQTYWMSILWTEIPLELISGLALAGYLWKTRVRDMSTVTPRQEMRSIVDNVKWLVCYAAAIYWGASFFTEQDGTWHMTVIRDTDFTPSHIIEFYMSYPIYSILAIGCFFHAKTRIPYFSKGYSLAYLIVSIGPFMIIPNVGLNEWGHTFWFMEELFVAPLHWGFVFFGWMALGVFGVVLQLLLNVHRLLGKEGVALLTGE